The following coding sequences are from one Neovison vison isolate M4711 chromosome X, ASM_NN_V1, whole genome shotgun sequence window:
- the HSD17B10 gene encoding 3-hydroxyacyl-CoA dehydrogenase type-2 isoform X1: MAAACRGVKGLVALITGGASGLGLATAERLVGQGATAVLVDLPNSDGEVQANKLGKSCAFAPADVTSEKDVQAALTLAKEKFGRVDVAVNCAGIAVAMKTYNLKKNQAHSLEDFQRVLNVNLLGTFNVIRLVASEMSQNEPDQGGQRGVIINTASVAAFEGQVGQAAYSASKGGIVGMTLPIARDLAPMGIRVMTIAPGLFGTPLLTTLPEKVRNFLASQVPFPSRLGDPAEYAHLVQAIIENPFINGEVIRLDGAIRMQP; the protein is encoded by the exons ATGGCTGCGGCATGTCGGGGAGTCAAG GGCCTGGTTGCTCTAATAACCGGAGGAGCCTCTGGTCTAGGTCTGGCCACAGCAGAGCGACTGGTGGGGCAAGGGGCCACTGCTGTGCTTGTAGACCTGCCCAACTCTGATGGGGAGGTCCAAGCCAATAAGTTAGGGAAGAGCTGCGCCTTTGCCCCAGCTGAT GTGACCTCAGAGAAGGACGTGCAAGCAGCCCTGACtctagcaaaagaaaaatttggCCGTGTGGATGTGGCAGTCAACTGTGCAGGCATTGCAGTGGCCATGAAGACATACAACTTAAAGAAGAATCAGGCCCATTCCTTGGAGGATTTCCAGCGAGTTCTTAAT GTGAATCTCCTAGGCACCTTCAATGTGATCCGCCTGGTGGCCAGTGAGATGAGCCAGAACGAACCAGACCAGGGAGGCCAACGTGGGGTCATCATCAACACTGCCAGCGTGGCTGCCTTTGAGGGCCAG GTTGGACAAGCTGCATACTCTGCTTCCAAGGGGGGCATAGTGGGCATGACCCTGCCCATTGCTCGGGATCTGGCTCCCATGGGCATCCGAGTGATGACCATTGCTCCAG GCCTGTTTGGCACCCCGCTGCTCACCACCCTCCCAGAAAAAGTACGCAACTtcttagccagccaggtgcccttccccAGTCGACTGGGTGATCCCGCTGAGTATGCTCATCTGGTACAAGCTATCATTGAGAACCCATTCATCAATGGAGAGGTCATCCGGCTGGATGGGGCCATTCGCATGCAGCCTtga
- the HSD17B10 gene encoding 3-hydroxyacyl-CoA dehydrogenase type-2 isoform X2, producing the protein MAAACRGVKVTSEKDVQAALTLAKEKFGRVDVAVNCAGIAVAMKTYNLKKNQAHSLEDFQRVLNVNLLGTFNVIRLVASEMSQNEPDQGGQRGVIINTASVAAFEGQVGQAAYSASKGGIVGMTLPIARDLAPMGIRVMTIAPGLFGTPLLTTLPEKVRNFLASQVPFPSRLGDPAEYAHLVQAIIENPFINGEVIRLDGAIRMQP; encoded by the exons ATGGCTGCGGCATGTCGGGGAGTCAAG GTGACCTCAGAGAAGGACGTGCAAGCAGCCCTGACtctagcaaaagaaaaatttggCCGTGTGGATGTGGCAGTCAACTGTGCAGGCATTGCAGTGGCCATGAAGACATACAACTTAAAGAAGAATCAGGCCCATTCCTTGGAGGATTTCCAGCGAGTTCTTAAT GTGAATCTCCTAGGCACCTTCAATGTGATCCGCCTGGTGGCCAGTGAGATGAGCCAGAACGAACCAGACCAGGGAGGCCAACGTGGGGTCATCATCAACACTGCCAGCGTGGCTGCCTTTGAGGGCCAG GTTGGACAAGCTGCATACTCTGCTTCCAAGGGGGGCATAGTGGGCATGACCCTGCCCATTGCTCGGGATCTGGCTCCCATGGGCATCCGAGTGATGACCATTGCTCCAG GCCTGTTTGGCACCCCGCTGCTCACCACCCTCCCAGAAAAAGTACGCAACTtcttagccagccaggtgcccttccccAGTCGACTGGGTGATCCCGCTGAGTATGCTCATCTGGTACAAGCTATCATTGAGAACCCATTCATCAATGGAGAGGTCATCCGGCTGGATGGGGCCATTCGCATGCAGCCTtga
- the RIBC1 gene encoding RIB43A-like with coiled-coils protein 1 isoform X1, translating to MYKVDLSPDPKEVAAIEARRNREKERQSRFFNVRTRVMGVDVKALNSQVEERKLREATEQSKEAAYGTYQEQYDLVAQMLEKEEAERTRRLNKKVQEFREQKQQLKNRQEFDLWDPGRLWMEFPAYLGPSEPPCGPASLQCFAGEDLERAMCLKMQQEQFRYSLERQLQEQQQVQDDEKCADMLNDQLRLAVDMRAAQLAKLEESCRVAMMSAMANANKAQAAELAERQRRERQHEQEASLMEIQNQITSDLLTENPQVAQNPVAPHRVLPYCWKGMTPEQRAAIRKVQEVQRREKEAQDQADQALDAKWESQALHLAQAAMELEEQERELCAEFRRGLGSFNQQLAKEQNAQQNYLNSIIYTNQPTAQYHLQFNTSSR from the exons ATGTACAAGGTAGACCTGTCCCCAGATCCCAAGGAGGTGGCAGCCATCGAGGCTAGAAGAAATCGAGAAAAAGAGCGACAGAGCCGATTCTTCAATGTACGGACCCGAGTCATGGGG GTGGATGTCAAAGCCCTCAACAGCCAAGTGGAAGAGCGAAAGCTTCGAGAGGCAACAGAGCAGAGCAAAGAAGCAGCTTATG GTACCTACCAGGAACAGTATGATCTAGTAGCCCAGATGCTagagaaggaagaggcagaaCGGACACGTCGGCTGAACAAGAAAGTCCAGGAATTTCGGGAGCAAAAGCAGCAGCTTAAGAATCGGCAAGAATTTGACCTTTGGGATCCTGGCCGACTCTGGATGGAGTTTCCAGCCTATCTTGGCCCCAGCGAGCCCCCCTGTGGCCCAGCCAGCTTGCAGTGCTTTGCTGGGGAGGACCTGGAGAGGGCCATGTGCCTGAAAATGCAGCAGGAGCAGTTCAGATACAGCCTGGAGAGGCAGCTGCAGGAGCAACAGCAAGTCCAGGATGATGAGAAGTGCGCGG ATATGCTTAATGACCAACTGCGCCTTGCCGTGGACATGCGGGCTGCCCAGCTGGCCAAGCTAGAGGAGTCCTGTCGCGTGGCCATGATGTCTGCTATGGCCAATGCCAACAAAGCCCAG GCAGCAGAACTGGCTGAGCGGCAGCGCCGTGAGCGTCAGCACGAACAGGAGGCCAGCCTCATGGAGATCCAGAACCAGATCACCAGTGACCTACTGACCGAGAACCCACAGGTTGCCCAGAACCCTGTGGCTCCCCACCGGGTCCTGCCCTATTGTTGGAAGGgcatgactccagagcagagagCTGCCATCAGGAAAGTCCAGGAGGTGCAACGCCGTGAAAAGGAGGCACAGGATCAAGCCGACCAAGCACTGGATGCCAAATGGGAGAGCCAGGCCTTGCACCTGGCCCAGGCAGCAATGGAGctagaggagcaggagagggaacttTGTGCTGAATTTCGAAGGGGGCTGGGCTCCTTCAATCAGCAGCTGGCTAAGGAGCAAAATGCCCA GCAGAATTATCTGAATTCTATAATCTATACCAATCAACCTACAGCCCAGTACCACCTACAGTTCAACACCAGCAGCCGCTGA
- the RIBC1 gene encoding RIB43A-like with coiled-coils protein 1 isoform X2 → MYKVDLSPDPKEVAAIEARRNREKERQSRFFNVRTRVMGVDVKALNSQVEERKLREATEQSKEAAYGTYQEQYDLVAQMLEKEEAERTRRLNKKVQEFREQKQQLKNRQEFDLWDPGRLWMEFPAYLGPSEPPCGPASLQCFAGEDLERAMCLKMQQEQFRYSLERQLQEQQQVQDDEKCAGRII, encoded by the exons ATGTACAAGGTAGACCTGTCCCCAGATCCCAAGGAGGTGGCAGCCATCGAGGCTAGAAGAAATCGAGAAAAAGAGCGACAGAGCCGATTCTTCAATGTACGGACCCGAGTCATGGGG GTGGATGTCAAAGCCCTCAACAGCCAAGTGGAAGAGCGAAAGCTTCGAGAGGCAACAGAGCAGAGCAAAGAAGCAGCTTATG GTACCTACCAGGAACAGTATGATCTAGTAGCCCAGATGCTagagaaggaagaggcagaaCGGACACGTCGGCTGAACAAGAAAGTCCAGGAATTTCGGGAGCAAAAGCAGCAGCTTAAGAATCGGCAAGAATTTGACCTTTGGGATCCTGGCCGACTCTGGATGGAGTTTCCAGCCTATCTTGGCCCCAGCGAGCCCCCCTGTGGCCCAGCCAGCTTGCAGTGCTTTGCTGGGGAGGACCTGGAGAGGGCCATGTGCCTGAAAATGCAGCAGGAGCAGTTCAGATACAGCCTGGAGAGGCAGCTGCAGGAGCAACAGCAAGTCCAGGATGATGAGAAGTGCGCGG GCAGAATTATCTGA